In a genomic window of Bordetella petrii:
- the ccmI gene encoding c-type cytochrome biogenesis protein CcmI — MTLIFVAIAVMLAAAVTLWLGRTLWRGHTSESQIEHHAVNAAVLRDQLAELEQDVVNQTLSVHDFSAAKQEIQQRVLHEAVPGSVPVLRGRGDKRAAVALIVVLPLATILLYLSLGNPAATLPLPSQSVPMMTQADMKNMVESLEARLAQNADEPAGWLMLARSYRYFGQYKDAVAAFSKAAPIIQTDPLALTEYAETLARSSGTGFTREAMQLLERALILDPREPFALTLAGTAALERGDRQVAIEYWRQVLDQIPVGSKAAQIVADGIERTLQENGNARIP, encoded by the coding sequence ATGACTCTGATTTTTGTCGCTATTGCCGTAATGCTCGCAGCAGCAGTCACGCTGTGGCTGGGACGAACTCTTTGGCGCGGCCACACGTCTGAGTCCCAGATCGAACATCACGCAGTCAATGCAGCAGTACTTCGTGACCAGTTGGCTGAACTGGAGCAGGACGTCGTCAACCAAACGTTGTCTGTCCACGATTTCTCGGCCGCTAAGCAAGAAATACAGCAGCGTGTCCTGCATGAAGCAGTGCCCGGTTCGGTTCCGGTCCTGCGAGGTCGGGGCGACAAGCGCGCAGCAGTAGCGCTAATTGTCGTTCTGCCTTTGGCCACAATACTGTTGTACTTGTCTTTGGGTAATCCGGCCGCAACGCTTCCGCTACCGTCTCAAAGCGTTCCCATGATGACTCAGGCCGATATGAAGAACATGGTGGAATCGCTTGAGGCCCGCCTTGCCCAAAACGCAGATGAGCCTGCTGGCTGGCTTATGCTGGCCCGCTCTTATCGTTACTTTGGACAATACAAAGACGCAGTCGCCGCCTTCTCCAAGGCAGCGCCCATCATCCAGACAGATCCACTTGCTTTGACGGAGTACGCCGAGACGCTCGCTCGGAGTAGTGGAACGGGGTTCACCCGCGAGGCAATGCAACTATTGGAGCGTGCCCTTATCCTTGATCCCCGCGAACCATTTGCGCTTACGCTCGCAGGTACCGCTGCGCTCGAACGCGGCGACCGTCAAGTAGCCATTGAGTACTGGCGACAAGTGCTTGACCAGATCCCAGTTGGCTCGAAGGCTGCACAGATTGTCGCTGATGGCATTGAGCGGACACTGCAGGAAAACGGTAATGCTCGCATTCCATAA
- a CDS encoding cytochrome c-type biogenesis protein encodes MMRLWLLLLCSVISLSAWSNSGATEERMLEITTELRCLVCQNESIAASRSDFAGDIRKLIRGQIKAGKSDAEIETYLVTRYGDFILYRPPLRATTLLLWFGPMLLLVFGFLIFGVTLRRRKRSAVDISLSDEEQKIAEALLGQTTHHGNLS; translated from the coding sequence CTGTTACTGCTTTGTTCTGTTATTTCCCTTTCCGCCTGGAGTAATAGCGGCGCTACTGAAGAGCGCATGCTGGAAATAACCACGGAACTACGCTGCCTGGTGTGCCAAAACGAATCGATTGCTGCTTCACGCTCCGACTTCGCTGGGGACATACGAAAACTAATTCGCGGGCAGATCAAAGCGGGAAAAAGCGATGCGGAAATCGAGACCTACTTGGTCACAAGGTACGGCGATTTCATACTCTATCGGCCACCATTGAGAGCTACCACACTGTTACTGTGGTTTGGACCCATGCTGCTACTAGTTTTCGGATTCCTCATATTCGGCGTAACACTACGCCGACGAAAACGAAGTGCCGTCGACATATCGTTAAGTGACGAAGAACAAAAAATAGCAGAAGCCCTGTTGGGGCAGACCACCCATCATGGAAACCTCTCATGA